From the Calorimonas adulescens genome, one window contains:
- the dnaN gene encoding DNA polymerase III subunit beta: MKIEVDTQAMQNAINKVQKGISSKTTLPILEGIYIKAEDNMVTLIGTDMDLTIMTQIEANVIDEGETVVNSRIFSDIVRTMPRETISMDVENNVVTLKSGSSLFNISCYDSEEYPAIPTIELDYGVVMDQEILNDMIKGTIFSVSTDMTHPILNGSLLKISNDEAIMVALDGYRMSIKRKKIQNNSDLNIVIPYKALNELSRLLEEGNLNIYVNRNQAVFDMDNTRVYTRLLEGEFIDYENIIPNEKSLVCEVKREDIVDTLERASLISKDRRTLVKLTIDGDYMKVEGRDERGYFNDVINIKIDGPGLTIAFNSLYLLEALRAIEDSYVKLEFLSNVSPCIIKPVNGDDYLYLVLPVKMKDDSDA; encoded by the coding sequence ATGAAGATTGAGGTAGACACTCAGGCAATGCAAAACGCCATAAACAAAGTACAAAAGGGAATAAGCTCTAAAACAACGCTACCAATCTTAGAGGGAATATATATAAAAGCAGAAGACAATATGGTAACGCTGATAGGAACTGACATGGATTTAACAATAATGACGCAAATTGAAGCAAACGTCATAGATGAAGGAGAAACCGTGGTCAACTCAAGAATATTTAGCGATATTGTAAGAACAATGCCAAGAGAAACAATAAGTATGGATGTGGAAAACAACGTTGTTACTTTAAAGAGCGGCAGTAGCTTATTTAATATTTCATGCTATGATTCAGAGGAATACCCTGCAATCCCAACAATTGAGCTGGACTATGGCGTCGTTATGGACCAGGAAATCTTAAATGATATGATAAAAGGTACAATCTTTTCTGTGTCTACAGATATGACGCACCCTATACTTAATGGGTCATTGTTAAAAATTAGCAATGATGAGGCAATCATGGTGGCATTGGACGGTTACAGGATGTCTATAAAAAGAAAGAAAATTCAGAATAATTCTGACCTGAACATTGTCATCCCGTATAAGGCGTTAAATGAACTGTCAAGGCTTCTAGAAGAAGGTAATTTAAATATATATGTAAATAGAAACCAGGCCGTATTTGATATGGACAACACAAGGGTATATACGAGACTTTTGGAAGGTGAGTTTATAGATTATGAAAACATTATTCCCAATGAAAAAAGTTTGGTATGTGAGGTAAAGAGAGAGGATATCGTTGATACCTTGGAGAGGGCAAGCCTAATATCCAAGGATAGAAGGACACTGGTAAAACTGACGATTGATGGGGATTATATGAAGGTTGAGGGCAGGGATGAGAGGGGATACTTCAACGATGTTATTAATATAAAGATTGATGGGCCAGGCCTTACTATAGCATTTAACTCCTTGTATCTCTTAGAGGCTCTTAGGGCAATAGAGGACAGTTATGTGAAACTTGAGTTTTTGAGCAATGTGTCCCCATGTATAATAAAACCGGTTAATGGTGATGATTACCTATACCTTGTATTACCGGTAAAAATGAAAGATGATAGCGATGCGTGA
- a CDS encoding RNA-binding S4 domain-containing protein → MREVKIDKDYITLGAFLKWQNIVSTGGEAKILIQLGKVRVNNEVCTMRGKKLRPGDTVEVKGQAYRLI, encoded by the coding sequence ATGCGTGAAGTTAAAATTGATAAGGACTATATAACATTGGGTGCATTCTTGAAATGGCAGAATATAGTAAGTACAGGTGGAGAGGCTAAAATATTAATACAGTTGGGAAAGGTAAGAGTAAATAATGAGGTCTGTACAATGAGGGGCAAAAAATTACGGCCCGGCGACACTGTGGAGGTTAAAGGCCAGGCCTACAGGCTCATATAG
- the recF gene encoding DNA replication/repair protein RecF (All proteins in this family for which functions are known are DNA-binding proteins that assist the filamentation of RecA onto DNA for the initiation of recombination or recombinational repair.), giving the protein MYIREVDLKNFRNFTDYTIYLDKGTNIILGKNAVGKTNILESIYLLSRGRSFKTSRLSEIIKYDEDNFFIGIKAVRSSGEFTAQFGYAQDNKKQIKINGIEINKQSELLGNIYTILFLPEDLYIVKGNPQIRRNFIDEALLQIRPNYTYDLMRYYKVLKQRNNLLKNIAKKPSLRYTLDSWDEQIAAYGIKVATIRARFVETLSRAVADIHKNLSGGEELEIKYLVNFGNNIDMYRELLKSSVEKDITYGQTTIGPHRDDIKILLDGKAARTFASQGQQRTIALSLKLAEIKIIRDNIGESPVFLLDDVFSELDDDRKMCVMKNIKDIQSVITANDIHMDGSWNVIRLGVI; this is encoded by the coding sequence TTGTATATTAGAGAGGTAGATTTAAAAAACTTCAGGAATTTTACCGATTATACCATCTATTTGGACAAGGGTACAAATATCATATTAGGTAAAAATGCTGTAGGAAAGACCAATATACTGGAATCTATTTATCTATTGAGCCGTGGTAGGTCATTTAAAACATCCAGGTTGAGTGAAATAATAAAATATGATGAGGACAATTTTTTTATCGGTATAAAGGCAGTTAGAAGCTCTGGAGAGTTTACTGCACAGTTTGGCTATGCACAGGACAATAAAAAGCAGATCAAGATTAACGGGATAGAGATTAATAAACAGTCTGAGCTTTTGGGTAACATCTACACCATACTTTTTTTACCTGAAGACCTGTATATAGTTAAGGGAAACCCACAGATAAGAAGGAATTTTATAGACGAGGCGCTTTTACAGATAAGGCCCAATTATACCTATGATTTAATGAGATACTACAAAGTTTTAAAGCAGAGGAATAATCTGCTTAAGAATATTGCAAAAAAACCTTCCTTGAGATATACTTTAGATTCATGGGATGAGCAGATTGCAGCATATGGAATAAAGGTAGCTACAATAAGGGCAAGGTTTGTAGAAACGTTGTCAAGAGCAGTTGCTGATATTCACAAGAACCTGAGTGGTGGAGAAGAACTTGAAATCAAATATTTGGTCAATTTTGGTAATAATATTGATATGTATAGAGAACTTTTGAAATCCTCTGTGGAAAAGGATATAACCTATGGCCAGACTACCATAGGTCCACATAGGGATGACATAAAAATACTATTGGATGGAAAGGCAGCAAGGACCTTTGCATCGCAGGGTCAGCAGAGGACAATAGCATTAAGTCTGAAACTGGCTGAGATAAAAATTATCAGGGATAATATTGGAGAGTCGCCTGTATTCCTTTTAGACGATGTATTTTCTGAACTTGATGATGATAGAAAAATGTGTGTAATGAAAAATATCAAGGACATTCAGTCAGTGATTACCGCAAATGATATCCACATGGATGGAAGCTGGAATGTAATAAGATTAGGGGTGATATGA
- the remB gene encoding extracellular matrix regulator RemB gives MFLHIGSNIIIPLKNLIGIIDYPSSLSSEINQEFINICREEGFLKNQLNEDVKSLVLVEEDNKCFVYCSPISSVTLYKRANNPFETIE, from the coding sequence ATGTTTCTCCATATAGGCAGCAACATAATAATACCACTTAAAAACTTAATTGGAATAATTGATTATCCTTCCTCATTGTCCTCAGAAATTAACCAGGAATTTATCAACATTTGTCGTGAAGAGGGTTTTTTAAAAAATCAATTAAATGAGGATGTAAAATCCCTTGTGCTGGTGGAGGAGGACAATAAATGTTTTGTATACTGTTCTCCCATATCCTCAGTCACGTTGTATAAAAGGGCGAATAATCCATTTGAGACAATAGAGTAG
- the gyrB gene encoding DNA topoisomerase (ATP-hydrolyzing) subunit B has translation MDEVRYDASKIQVLEGLEAVRKRPGMYIGSTGTRGLHHLVYEVVDNSVDEAMAGYCKEIYISINKDGSCTVKDDGRGIPADIHPQVKKPAIEVALTMLHAGGKFGSGGYKVSGGLHGVGVSVVNALSEWLEVKVDWEGNSYKQRYERGKPVTQLITLGQTDNHGTEITFKPDKEIFEDIEFDFNILSTRMKEMAFLNKGLKIVLEDKRSDVKEIYHYEGGIVSFVKYLNKSKEVLHDEPIFISATKDDAELEVALQYNDTYNETIFSFANNIDTHEGGTHLTGFKNAITRVLNDYARKHGILKENDRNLQGEDVREGLTAVISVRLTEPQFEGQTKTKLGNTEIRSFVENAVYEKLETFLEENPSTAKVILDKAMTASRAREAARKARELTRRKGALDSMQLPGKLADCTEKDPALCELYLVEGDSAGGSAKQGRDRRFQAILPLRGKILNVEKSRLDKILNSDEIKAMITAIGAGIGDDFDIKKVRYHKIVCMTDADVDGSHIRTLLLTFFYRYMPELIDNGYVYIAQPPLYRVEKGKFIKYVYSDRELEKVLNEIGHEADIQRYKGLGEMDPEQLWETTLNPETRTMLRVSLEDALVADEIFAILMGQDVEARREFIQKNAHLVKNLDI, from the coding sequence ATGGATGAAGTAAGATATGACGCAAGTAAGATACAGGTATTGGAGGGACTTGAGGCTGTAAGAAAGCGGCCTGGCATGTATATAGGTTCGACAGGCACAAGGGGGCTTCATCATCTTGTATACGAGGTTGTGGATAATAGCGTTGACGAGGCTATGGCCGGTTACTGCAAGGAAATATATATTTCCATCAATAAGGATGGGTCGTGTACGGTAAAAGACGATGGGAGGGGTATTCCGGCAGATATACATCCTCAGGTGAAAAAGCCGGCAATAGAGGTTGCTCTTACAATGCTCCATGCCGGCGGCAAATTTGGCAGCGGTGGATATAAGGTGTCAGGCGGGCTTCACGGTGTTGGTGTTTCTGTGGTAAACGCCTTATCCGAATGGCTGGAGGTAAAGGTAGACTGGGAAGGTAACTCATACAAACAGAGATACGAAAGAGGAAAGCCAGTGACCCAGCTTATCACTCTTGGTCAAACTGACAATCATGGCACAGAAATTACATTCAAGCCTGATAAAGAGATTTTTGAGGATATTGAGTTTGACTTTAATATACTTTCCACAAGAATGAAGGAAATGGCTTTTTTAAACAAGGGACTTAAAATAGTCCTTGAAGACAAGAGAAGTGATGTTAAGGAAATTTACCACTATGAGGGAGGCATAGTCTCTTTTGTAAAATATTTAAACAAATCCAAAGAAGTGCTGCATGATGAACCTATATTTATATCTGCAACTAAAGATGATGCAGAGCTTGAGGTTGCCTTGCAGTATAATGACACCTACAATGAGACTATTTTCAGTTTTGCCAACAATATAGATACTCATGAGGGAGGGACACACCTAACAGGTTTTAAGAATGCTATTACCAGAGTTCTAAATGACTATGCCAGAAAACATGGTATTTTAAAAGAAAATGATAGGAACCTGCAGGGTGAAGATGTGAGAGAGGGCTTGACTGCAGTAATAAGTGTAAGATTGACTGAGCCTCAGTTTGAAGGCCAGACAAAGACAAAACTAGGAAATACAGAGATACGCAGCTTTGTAGAAAATGCTGTATATGAAAAGTTAGAGACGTTTCTGGAGGAAAACCCATCTACAGCGAAGGTGATTCTTGACAAGGCTATGACTGCATCCAGGGCGAGAGAGGCTGCCAGAAAGGCCAGAGAGCTCACAAGGCGTAAAGGAGCACTGGATTCAATGCAGCTGCCTGGAAAACTTGCCGACTGCACAGAAAAAGACCCGGCACTGTGCGAATTATACCTTGTAGAGGGCGACTCTGCAGGAGGTTCAGCAAAACAAGGGCGGGACAGAAGATTTCAGGCAATACTGCCACTCAGGGGTAAAATTCTTAATGTTGAAAAATCAAGGCTCGATAAGATATTGAACAGCGATGAGATAAAGGCTATGATAACTGCCATTGGGGCTGGTATAGGTGATGATTTTGATATAAAGAAGGTAAGGTATCACAAGATTGTATGTATGACCGATGCTGATGTGGATGGCAGCCACATAAGGACGTTGCTTTTAACCTTCTTTTATAGATATATGCCTGAGCTTATAGACAATGGATATGTGTATATTGCTCAGCCACCACTGTACAGGGTGGAAAAAGGTAAATTTATCAAATATGTCTATTCAGACCGCGAACTGGAGAAGGTATTGAACGAGATAGGCCATGAGGCTGATATACAAAGGTATAAGGGCCTTGGAGAAATGGATCCGGAACAGCTATGGGAGACGACTTTAAACCCGGAGACGAGGACCATGCTCAGGGTTAGTCTTGAGGATGCCCTGGTAGCAGATGAAATATTTGCCATTTTGATGGGACAGGATGTAGAGGCCAGGCGCGAGTTCATACAAAAGAATGCTCATTTGGTTAAAAATCTGGACATATGA